Proteins encoded in a region of the Planococcus citri chromosome 1, ihPlaCitr1.1, whole genome shotgun sequence genome:
- the LOC135831837 gene encoding ribosome biogenesis protein WDR12 homolog: protein MAQTSTTDSQLQIKFVTKQQKYAVSDTPYYVPSDITTAGLNDLLNEIIFENGSSIEKQKIQFDFVVNEELLRCKLNEYLTTNGISTERDILIEYIEAVPSPEPLDCLQHDDWVSAVHASDKWILSGCYDNSIHIWSIKGKHLSSAVVHTGPVKGISWINADSSVATFVSVSQDQTALLWEWDRAQNEVRSTCICRGHERTINCLDVRPSKSIFATGGWDSTLKIWSTDYSAPVNEEEEEIAAKRRKSKPDALFTRIPKSTLKGHKEAISAIQWTDDDEILSASWDHTLKIWDVEYGGMKTELVANKSIFNASYSSLNKLIITCGADRSVRLYDPRSNEGSIVKKTFMSHKEWVQCVKWSNTDPNLFVSGSYDNDLKLWDIRSSNTPLYDLLGHEDKIMCCDWSKASLIVSGGADSTVRLFSVEH from the exons ATGGCACAAACTAGCACTACGGATTCTCAATTACAGATAAAGTTTGTTACAAAACAACAGAA ATATGCTGTTTCCGATACCCCTTATTATGTTCCGAGTGACATAACCACAGCCGGATTGAACGATTTattgaatgaaataattttcg AAAATGGCAGCagtattgaaaaacaaaagatacaatttgattttgttgtCAATGAAGAACTTCTACGATGTAAATTGAACGAATATTTGACTACGAACGGAATTTCAACTGAACGTGACATACTAATTGAATACATAGAAGCTGTGCCTTCACCAGAACCATTAGATTGCCTGCAACATGACGACTGGGTGTCAGCCGTGCATGCCTCTGATAAATG GATTTTATCTGGCTGTTACGACAATTCGATTCATATTTGGTCCATCAAAGGTAAACATTTGAGCAGTGCTGTTGTTCATACCGGACCGGTGAAAGGAATATCATGGATTAATGCCGATTCCTCGGTAGCAACTTTTGTGAG CGTTTCTCAAGATCAAACTGCTTTGCTTTGGGAATGGGATCGAGCACAAAATGAAGTGAGAAGTACGTGTATTTGTCGAGGACACGAACGAACAATAAATTGTCTCGATGTCAGACCATCGAAGTCAATATTTGCTACAGGAGGCTGGGACTCTACCCTGAAAATCTGGTCGACGG ATTATTCTGCACCCGTCAATGAAGAGGAAGAAGAAATAGCTGCTAAAAGACGTAAATCAAAACCAGATGCGTTATTTACCAGG ATACCTAAATCAACCTTGAAAGGACATAAGGAAGCCATATCGGCGATTCAATGGACTGATGATGATGAGATTCTGTCAGCATCGTGGGATCACACATTAAAAATCTGGGATGTCGAGTACGGCGGAATGAAAACTGAATTAGTTGCTAATAAATCTATCTTCAATGCTAGTTACTCGTCCCTAAACAAATTGATCATAACTTGCGGTGCAGATCGAAGTGTTCGGCTGTATGACCCTAGATCAAATG AAGGAAGCATAGTGAAGAAAACGTTCATGTCCCACAAAGAATGGGTACAATGTGTGAAATGGTCAAATACAGATCCAAATTTGTTCGTTTCGGGTAGTTACGATAATGATCTTAAATTATGGGATATTAGAAG ctccAACACGCCTTTGTACGACTTACTTGGTCACGAAGATAAAATAATGTGTTGCGATTGGTCTAAAGCGAGCTTAATCGTGTCTGGTGGTGCAGATAGTACTGTGAGGTTATTTTCAGTTGAGCATTAA
- the LOC135831838 gene encoding uncharacterized protein LOC135831838, giving the protein MAYMQIEGAADAAKVKSLKQALLRGIVDMGYENKLGSIIYPAILKRETNHCLIPFDSISDQEKVLIYCTSIIEMVDLSRGECQAVIFGKSEKFLKMTETTIECLTKHMELKKSSVLRVDKGSIGKDPQQWSILLGNPGEILELFRRRSINMENLSWVIFDELEKFTVPEYVVVSYLKNKNFNCMHTSSLCFGIVIKMLQTNSRVGPLPENANHRNCAIASKNTKKEKKNLRSKSSSGHLRVYCDSNKTCYNENCADGISAKKMKTKRRNKKKKNPSTVGPCLNAVKIKETGSDETGRIGIDVKRKFKRFA; this is encoded by the exons ATGGCATACATGCAA ATCGAAGGAGCAGCCGACGCAGCTAAAGTTAAAAGTTTGAAGCAAGCTCTACTTAGAGGAATTGTAGATATGGGATACGAAAATAAATTGGGATCAATTATCTACCCAGCCATACTCAAAAGGGAAACGAATCATTGTTTGATTCCTTTTGATTCAATTTCCG ATCAAGAAAAAGTACTTATTTATTGTACTTCAATCATTGAGATGGTAGATTTGTCAAGAGGGGAATGTCAGGCTGTTATTTTTGGAAAGTcggaaaaatttctaaaa ATGACAGAAACTACCATCGAGTGTTTAACTAAGCATATGGAACTAAAAAAAAGCTCTGTTTTAAGAGTTGATAAAGGTTCAATCGGAAAAGACCCTCAGCAGTGGAGTATTCTGCTGGGAAATCCTGGAGAAATATTAGAGTTGTTTAGAAGGCGTAGTATAA ATATGGAGAATTTAAGTTGGGTGATTTTCGATGAATTAGAAAAGTTTACGGTGCCAGAATATGTAGTTGtatcatatttgaaaaacaaaaattttaattgtatgCATACGTCGAGTCTATGTTTTGGCATAGTGATTAAAATGCTTCAAACAAATTCAAGAGTAGGGCCACTTCCGGAAAATGCCAACCACCGAAACTGCGCCATCGCGTCCAAAAAcacgaagaaggaaaaaaaaaatctgagatcAAAATCATCCAGTGGCcacctacgagtatattgtgACAGCAACAAGACGTGCTACAACGAAAATTGTGCTGATGGCATATCCGCGAAGAAGATGAAAACGAAGAGGAggaacaaaaagaagaaaaatccaTCCACAGTGGGACCATGTTTAAATGCTgttaaaataaaagaaacagGAAGTGATGAAACTGGACGTATTGGTATTGATGTGAAACGCAAATTTAAGCGATTTGCGTGA